In Corynebacterium guangdongense, one DNA window encodes the following:
- the folK gene encoding 2-amino-4-hydroxy-6-hydroxymethyldihydropteridine diphosphokinase — protein MRAVLSIGSNMDDRRRLLRTVYDDFRDELVAASQVYSTPPWGVTDQDEFLNAVLIVEVNATPLELLRRGQALEDAAERVRVRRWGPRTLDVDVVQIDGLTSDDPVLTLPHPHAHHRGFVLVPWLDADPAAELDGTPVAELLTRLGEAEIAAITPVMGFDNL, from the coding sequence GTGCGCGCCGTCCTGTCGATCGGCTCCAACATGGACGACCGCCGCCGCCTGCTCAGGACCGTCTATGACGACTTCCGCGACGAACTGGTGGCGGCCTCCCAGGTCTACTCGACCCCGCCGTGGGGCGTGACCGACCAGGACGAGTTCCTCAACGCCGTGCTCATCGTCGAGGTCAACGCCACCCCGCTCGAGCTCCTGCGCCGGGGCCAGGCGCTCGAGGACGCCGCCGAGCGGGTCCGGGTGCGCCGCTGGGGTCCGCGCACCCTCGACGTCGACGTCGTGCAGATCGACGGTCTGACCAGCGACGACCCCGTCCTGACCCTGCCGCACCCCCACGCGCACCACCGGGGCTTCGTGCTCGTCCCGTGGCTGGACGCGGATCCCGCCGCCGAACTCGACGGCACGCCGGTCGCGGAGCTGCTCACTAGGCTGGGGGAGGCGGAAATCGCCGCCATCACGCCCGTGATGGGCTTCGACAATCTCTGA
- the folP gene encoding dihydropteroate synthase: protein MKVADLTVPGRTLVMGIVNVTEDSFSDGGRWLDEDRALAHAHELVAQGADMIDVGGESTRPGATRVDAGLEAARVTPVIRALADAGIPTSVDTMRATTAAAAAEAGVAMINDVSGGLADPDMFRVMAETGLPVCLMHWRTVAGGEFAEASGRADHGGDIVADVHQVLRELVDKAVAAGVAEDNIVLDPGLGFAKSREDNWALLNALEEFIALPFPLLVGASRKRFLTHIRADRGIEGLTPVDADAATAAVTAISAHLGAWGVRVHDVPTSRDAVDVAAAWRTKGEHRG, encoded by the coding sequence GTGAAGGTCGCTGATCTCACCGTCCCGGGCCGCACGCTGGTCATGGGCATCGTCAACGTCACCGAGGACTCCTTCTCCGACGGCGGCCGCTGGCTCGACGAGGACAGGGCCCTCGCCCACGCCCACGAACTGGTGGCGCAGGGCGCCGACATGATCGACGTCGGCGGCGAGTCGACCCGACCCGGCGCCACTCGCGTCGACGCCGGGCTCGAGGCCGCGCGCGTCACCCCGGTCATCCGGGCGCTCGCCGACGCCGGCATCCCCACCTCGGTGGACACCATGCGCGCCACCACCGCCGCCGCCGCGGCCGAGGCCGGGGTGGCCATGATCAACGACGTGTCCGGCGGCCTGGCCGATCCGGACATGTTCCGGGTCATGGCCGAGACCGGGCTGCCGGTCTGCCTCATGCACTGGCGCACCGTCGCCGGCGGCGAGTTCGCGGAGGCTTCCGGCCGCGCCGACCACGGCGGCGACATCGTCGCCGACGTCCACCAGGTCCTGCGCGAGCTCGTCGACAAGGCCGTGGCGGCCGGCGTCGCCGAGGACAACATCGTGCTCGATCCCGGCCTGGGCTTCGCCAAGTCCCGCGAGGACAACTGGGCGCTGCTCAACGCGCTCGAGGAGTTCATCGCGCTGCCCTTCCCGCTGCTGGTGGGAGCCTCCCGCAAGCGCTTCCTCACCCACATCCGCGCCGATCGGGGCATCGAGGGGCTCACTCCCGTCGACGCCGACGCGGCCACCGCCGCCGTCACCGCCATCAGCGCGCATCTGGGTGCCTGGGGCGTGCGCGTCCACGACGTGCCGACCTCGCGCGACGCCGTCGACGTGGCCGCCGCCTGGCGGACGAAGGGGGAGCACCGTGGCTGA
- a CDS encoding DUF6779 domain-containing protein, translated as MTDRNQAKEHDTDWGQIGLIALVALALIASVIMLLTDSAAALKLALLAALWAAVIGVFLGGRYRNQARAAEQEMAHREEALRAEIASIQEKAEAQAKAPEIDPQILEDIRKEIAVVRAQLEELSGRAFEFEPAALRAEARRIMELEAQTMKATRPAAEVPIVVPEPEEDLEADRPTPTVSADYSGVPSAAAVSGRIGSVPSRDVPNPLTEIINQKKREEAQAEQPTAPAQPETGKSESPEPVTPTAPEVDEEDSGRGRRRRDEHVGGVSVAELLARAKKGS; from the coding sequence ATGACAGACCGGAACCAGGCGAAGGAACATGACACCGACTGGGGCCAGATTGGGCTCATCGCGCTGGTCGCGCTCGCATTGATCGCGAGCGTCATCATGCTCCTGACCGACAGCGCGGCCGCGCTCAAGCTGGCGCTGCTGGCCGCTCTCTGGGCGGCGGTGATCGGCGTTTTCCTCGGCGGCCGCTACCGTAACCAGGCCCGCGCCGCCGAGCAGGAGATGGCGCACCGGGAAGAGGCGCTGCGCGCGGAGATCGCGTCCATCCAGGAGAAGGCCGAGGCCCAAGCGAAGGCCCCGGAGATCGATCCGCAGATCCTGGAGGACATCCGCAAGGAGATCGCGGTGGTCCGCGCCCAGCTCGAGGAGCTGAGCGGCCGGGCCTTCGAGTTCGAGCCCGCCGCCCTGCGCGCCGAGGCCCGCCGCATCATGGAGCTGGAGGCCCAGACCATGAAGGCCACGCGCCCGGCGGCGGAGGTGCCGATCGTGGTTCCGGAACCGGAGGAGGATCTCGAGGCCGACCGCCCGACCCCGACGGTGTCCGCCGACTACAGCGGCGTCCCCTCCGCCGCCGCGGTCTCCGGGCGGATCGGTTCCGTCCCGAGCCGGGACGTCCCGAACCCGCTGACGGAGATCATCAACCAGAAGAAGCGCGAGGAGGCCCAGGCGGAGCAACCCACGGCCCCGGCACAGCCTGAGACCGGGAAATCGGAGTCTCCGGAGCCGGTCACGCCCACGGCCCCCGAGGTCGATGAGGAGGACTCCGGGCGCGGCCGCCGACGCCGTGACGAGCACGTCGGCGGAGTCTCCGTCGCCGAGCTGCTCGCCCGCGCAAAGAAGGGCAGCTGA
- a CDS encoding 6PGD fold domain-containing protein codes for MQAPRLRAAVLVDASGSDVIVQQLQAVGHHVTVLDGVADVESAADHELVVLAVGENCLPDLVEMLAARARRGQIYLHTSLGHGIQVMDPLETTGAVVIAAHQLGERVWATAAADELGETIVGLLVGEFGGNAVAVTETQRARLAAARTYAGFLEHIRRDARNLYLEALGNLDYAEDLVEEQSTPARLADVDGPGGIAAQHAAIDDPGVARTYRELVRRTAELTRADDVELWAIQQE; via the coding sequence ATGCAGGCACCCCGTCTCCGGGCGGCGGTGCTTGTCGACGCCTCCGGCAGCGACGTCATCGTCCAGCAGCTCCAGGCCGTCGGCCACCACGTGACGGTCCTCGATGGCGTGGCGGACGTCGAGAGCGCCGCCGACCACGAACTGGTGGTTCTCGCCGTGGGGGAGAACTGCCTGCCGGATCTCGTCGAGATGCTCGCGGCCCGCGCCCGGCGCGGCCAGATCTACCTGCACACCAGCCTGGGCCACGGCATCCAGGTGATGGACCCCCTGGAGACCACCGGCGCCGTTGTCATCGCCGCGCACCAGCTCGGGGAGCGGGTGTGGGCCACCGCCGCCGCCGACGAGCTGGGGGAGACGATCGTGGGCCTGCTGGTGGGGGAATTCGGCGGCAACGCGGTCGCCGTCACCGAGACTCAGCGCGCCCGCCTCGCGGCCGCCCGCACCTACGCCGGTTTCCTCGAGCACATCCGCCGGGACGCGAGGAACCTCTACCTGGAGGCGCTCGGTAACCTGGATTACGCGGAGGACCTCGTCGAGGAGCAGTCCACGCCAGCCAGGCTCGCCGACGTCGACGGCCCGGGCGGCATCGCCGCCCAGCACGCGGCGATCGACGATCCCGGGGTGGCGCGCACCTACCGGGAGCTGGTGCGCCGCACCGCCGAACTCACCCGCGCCGACGACGTCGAGCTCTGGGCCATTCAACAGGAGTAA
- the folB gene encoding dihydroneopterin aldolase: protein MADRIELRGLVCYGYHGVLPEEKKNGQTFTVDLTCWLDVHEAARDDDLTKTVNYAELAELAHDVVTGPPRDLIETVASEIADLALETYDQLHAIEVTIHKPHAPIPLPFDDVAVVARRNRKHTRNL, encoded by the coding sequence GTGGCTGACCGCATCGAACTGAGGGGGCTGGTGTGCTACGGCTACCACGGCGTCCTGCCCGAGGAGAAGAAGAACGGCCAGACCTTCACCGTCGACCTGACCTGCTGGCTGGACGTCCACGAGGCCGCCCGCGACGACGACCTGACCAAGACCGTCAACTACGCCGAGCTGGCGGAGCTGGCCCATGACGTGGTCACCGGCCCGCCCCGGGACCTCATCGAGACCGTCGCCAGCGAGATCGCCGACCTGGCGCTGGAGACCTACGATCAGTTGCACGCCATCGAGGTGACGATCCACAAGCCGCACGCGCCGATTCCGTTGCCCTTCGACGACGTCGCCGTCGTCGCGCGGCGCAACCGCAAGCACACGAGGAACCTCTAG
- a CDS encoding DUF3180 domain-containing protein, giving the protein MSRTSPKHLIALALAIAAGMAILTWRFYGSFVSIPWAVSVTLWLLVVVNVLAAQRVKGSLEEEHRIGLDRSQLDPMTVALFAATAKASAWTGSIIGGLYLGLATYVVPSAGRLDAAADDLPGVLTSLAGAVALVVAALYLERHCETPPPTDGEPAG; this is encoded by the coding sequence GTGAGCCGGACCTCGCCGAAGCACCTGATCGCCCTGGCCCTCGCCATCGCCGCGGGCATGGCCATTCTGACCTGGAGGTTCTACGGATCCTTCGTGTCCATCCCGTGGGCTGTGTCAGTCACCCTCTGGCTTCTGGTGGTGGTCAACGTGCTCGCCGCGCAGCGGGTGAAGGGTTCGCTGGAGGAGGAGCACCGGATCGGCCTCGACCGCAGCCAGCTGGATCCGATGACCGTCGCGCTCTTCGCGGCCACGGCCAAGGCCTCGGCGTGGACCGGCTCGATCATCGGTGGCCTGTACCTGGGCCTGGCGACCTACGTCGTGCCCAGCGCCGGCCGGCTCGACGCCGCCGCGGACGACCTGCCCGGCGTACTGACCTCCCTGGCCGGCGCGGTCGCACTGGTGGTGGCCGCCCTGTACCTGGAACGACATTGCGAAACACCGCCGCCCACGGACGGCGAGCCCGCAGGATAA
- the folE gene encoding GTP cyclohydrolase I FolE, translated as MTVSDTDVATAATFDQERAEAAVRELLIAVGEDPDREGLKETPARVARAYAEIFAGLHTDPTEVLSKTFSEDHQELVLVRDIPIYSTCEHHLVPFFGTAHIGYIPNKAGKVTGLSKLARLADLYAKRPQVQERLTSQIADALVDKLDAQSVMVVLECEHLCMAMRGIRKPGATTTTSAVRGGFKSSQASRAELLSLLRG; from the coding sequence ATGACCGTTAGCGACACCGACGTGGCGACCGCCGCCACCTTCGACCAGGAGCGGGCCGAGGCCGCCGTGCGTGAACTTCTCATCGCCGTCGGTGAGGACCCGGACCGCGAGGGGCTCAAGGAGACCCCGGCCCGCGTGGCCCGCGCCTACGCCGAGATCTTCGCCGGCCTGCACACCGACCCCACCGAGGTCCTGAGCAAGACCTTCAGCGAGGATCACCAGGAACTGGTCCTGGTCCGGGACATCCCGATCTACTCCACCTGCGAGCACCACCTGGTGCCCTTCTTCGGCACCGCCCACATCGGCTACATCCCGAACAAGGCGGGCAAGGTCACCGGCCTGTCCAAGCTGGCCCGCCTGGCGGATCTCTACGCCAAGCGCCCGCAGGTGCAGGAGCGCCTGACCTCGCAGATCGCCGACGCGCTCGTCGACAAGCTCGACGCGCAGTCCGTCATGGTGGTCCTGGAGTGCGAGCACCTGTGCATGGCGATGCGCGGCATCCGCAAGCCGGGCGCCACGACGACGACCTCCGCGGTCCGGGGCGGCTTCAAGAGCTCCCAGGCCTCCCGCGCCGAGCTGCTCAGCCTGCTGAGGGGGTAG